CTGTGAAgagctaaaaaataaatttaaattgtgtCCTGTACTGAGAAACGTGTTCGTGTTACACGCGCTCTCATTAACTCTGTATCGAACAAAACTATGGTTAAGGATCTGGTAACGAGGTCATGGGGTCCGCACTGGTATTGTTAGCTTTTGATGGATACCAGCCCCGCCCAGCCCTGCCCCGCCCCACTCAGACCTCACGGTTACTACACCGCCCCCTGCAGGTCACACCCATGTTACTGCAGTCACATGGTGTCGATGTCTGAGGATGTTTTAGTGTAAAGTCTCCCCGAttttagtgtttgtttgttcttcaGTTGATTTGGTTCCTAGTTGATGGTTTAGTGGCTTTTGATTGCTGGCGTCACAGACAGTAGAGAAAGTGCAGTTGGAGGAATAAGGGTTAGGGGACAGGTGACGTGTAGTCTGACTGATCCTCGCTCTCACACGGCTCTGTTCATCAAACTTAAAGAGCGTCTGATCTGCTTTAACAAAATGTACAAAgtggaaaataaaaagcagCTTACAGACAAAACCTGCTGTTTCTTCCTCCGCAGGGTGAACTTGGGCGAGAGACGCATCAAGGGGTGGACCGAGTGAGACTAGAAATAAAGTGCACTAGTTAGTGTGAGCAGAAGAACCTTGTGTGTGGGTTAGATTAGACGTTACGTTACCTCTCTCTCCACGGTGCCGACGGAGTTCTGAGCCTTCGAGTAGTGAAACAGGAACTAAAGAAGAGGAGCGTCAGTGTGAAGGTAAAACCCCAAACTCTTAATGACAAGAGACACGAGGGACACACGAGGGACACACGAGGGACACTTAAACTCACCCGCTTAAAGACGTTCTGAATCTGCTcctgaggcacacacacacagtcttattAATATCAGGGTTCTAATTATCAGgatatcactctctctctctctctctctctctcacacacacacccacaggtTTTGTCCCCACCTTGTCCTGGTGTCCCCACACGAGGTCACACAGCGAGCTCTGTACAGCTGAACCCTGAAGGAAGAGAACGATCACATGACGTCTCAGTGCTGCAGGACGCTACTGTAACCTAacgtgtgtgtaaggagtctccagtgtcagtgttctGGAACAACGTAATACAACCTGAATAATAACTGGAGCTCacctgtttcacacacacacacacacacacacacacacactacatctaAATATgtcgttttatttttaatcccattaaaataatctaagaaaacatttttttggacACAGAAACGTCAAATAAACTACTAGAGGGAAGAAACCGAGGGAGGAGAAGCAGAGGAAGACGTAGAAGACACTGGATCGATGAACCTTTAGGCTGGAGTGACAGTGCAGAAGAACAGCACTGAACGGGGTACAGGGGCGACTCGCGACCTCTGACCTTTAGGGTGTGGGGTGCTGAACCTCCTGCACCTCCTGTCTCTCCGGATGTTCACTCCAGAGGGGCTCAGACGTCATTTACTTCCTGAATGTTCAGACTCTCACACTCAGTGTGAAGAATAGGGGCGGAGTTACAGAGTGCAGCGTACGAGAGTGAaccaacagtgtgtgtgtgtgtattagtttaGGATACGCGCAGCACCTTCATGCTCCTGTCCCTGTCCTCCCCTTgtgacagtgagtgtgtgtgtgtgtgtgttagatgatGTGTGGTGATGGATGTTAGGTGATGAAGCTCAGGACAGAAGTGAGGATTTAAAAAGTCAGGTGTGTCTTATAATTAACGCGGCTGTCAGGAGGACACGCGACATCCTGGCATGTgatcatgagagagagagatcattatAGCGTGagtcatatgtgtgtgtgtgtgtgtgtgtgagagagagactcagATGGAGTTTTAATATCCAATTTAAGTTTGAGTTtggaggtgttgattaattttctctaACGAGAGCGAGTGTTATCATTTCCACACCCCTCATGCACCggctctcacacactcctgtaatAATCCACAGCTGACCTGAACGGATTGGAACCGAGATGCTGATTTGGTTCTGCATTAAGATGTgaatgtaaggagtctccagtgcgagTGTGTGTAAGGGTCAGAGGTGAAGGAGTTTACGCTGCTTTGTGGTCACTCGGTCATGTGACACACTGTGGTTTATTTGTGTCTTTTTTAACttggagagagagacgggtgagAGAGACGGGTGAGAGAGACGGGTGAGAGAGACGGGTGAGAGAGACgggtgagagagagacgggtgagAGAGACgggtgagagagagacgggtgagagagagacgggtgagAGAGACgggtgagagagagacgggtgagagagagacgggtgagAGAGACGGGTGAGAGAGACGGGTGAGAGAGACgggtgagagagagacgggtgagagagacgagtgagagagagagagtaaagagcTGCTGTGATGTAACAGGAACACGTTTTGGGGTCATGTGACCAAATCAGTTTTGCCTATAAACGGATGAGATCATTAACTCCTCACCTCCTGCAGCGTCTCTGAACGAGTCTTTATCTAAAATAGCGTTAATtgaaatgatttaattaaattagacATTAGGGTCAGTGAGTGAATCACACCatctgttgttgattattttcccgcAGCAGCATGACGTGCAGCACTGTACTGCAGATCCAAGTGATTAATGTGACTTTtgtctttaaaatgtaatggtCGCCCCCCCCcatcgccccccccccccatcgcCACGCCCTGCCACGCCTCGTTCACTTACACCAGCAGAGAGTCAGATCTGTACTGAAGATGAAACACGGCGTGTCTGAGGCGTGATGAGTGATCAAGGCACAGCAGTGTACATGTAATACTGTAACCATCGGACtgctcaccacacacacacacacacacacacacacacacacacacactctaaaataCTGAGTTATCACCGGTGATCGATGCTCACCTGTCTGTAGTCTCCATCGTCTCCACAGTCgatcagtggaaaacattctgAGAAACAAAACATCACACGAGAGAAGAGATCAGTGACGTCACCATCATCATACTGTACCATCATCACGTACCATCATCACATACCATCATCACATACCATCATACTGTACCATCATCACATACCGTACCATCACCATACTGCATGCTGGGTTAAATAGAACATGTCTTCGTCTGTCTGAGGACAGGAACCAGGACTCTTACT
The DNA window shown above is from Clarias gariepinus isolate MV-2021 ecotype Netherlands chromosome 5, CGAR_prim_01v2, whole genome shotgun sequence and carries:
- the nms gene encoding neuromedin-S isoform X1, encoding MRETGFRELHVLCVIITYWCYCLSGDRATAECFPLIDCGDDGDYRQGSAVQSSLCDLVWGHQDKEQIQNVFKRFLFHYSKAQNSVGTVERESHSVHPLMRLSPKFTLRRKKQQVLSRHRG
- the nms gene encoding neuromedin-S isoform X2; translation: MRETGFRELHVLCVIITYWCYCLSGDRATAECFPLIDCGDDGDYRQEQIQNVFKRFLFHYSKAQNSVGTVERESHSVHPLMRLSPKFTLRRKKQQVLSRHRG